Sequence from the Kribbella aluminosa genome:
TCTGCTTTCACCCGTGCTGTGCTCTGGTTGCACGTGGACCGGGGGAACCCGAGCGCGTCGTTGTCCGTAGAGTGACACGAGCGAGGGGATCGAATGCCGAACGAGAGCAGAACCACGTCCGTGGTCGCGGCGCTGAGCGTCGCGGTGGCGGTGGTCGGTCATGTGCTCGTCGGGGGCGGTGGCGTGCCGCTCGGCGTCCTCCCTCCGCTCGCAGCGCTGGCCGGGGTGTGCTGGCTGCTCGGCGAGTACCTCGAGGGGGAGTGGCTGCTGACCGGCCTGGTGCTGGCCGGCGTACAGCTGTTCGTGCACGTCACGCTGGACTCGGCGACCATGCAGCCCGGGATGTCGATGCAGCACGGGATGTCGATCACGGGCAGCCTGGTGATGACCGCCGCGCACCTTGGCGCGCTGCTCGCCGGCGTCCTCGCGGTCGGTCGGGCCCACCGCTGGGTTCATCGGGTACTGCGGGTCTTCGCGCGGCTGCTGCCGGAGCTGCCGGTACTGCGTCCCGTACGCGTCGTCTCCGCGACACCCGGCGTCTTCACGTCCTGGACCCCGACCGGGTCCCGGCTCGGCACGAGCATCTCCGGGCGCGGGCCTCCCGGCGTACGAGTGACACCAGTCGTCTGAACCGGCCCCAGTGCCGGATTACTCGTATGCCCTGAAAGGTTCTCTCATGCCCAAGAGATATGTCCTGCGCGCTGTCGCGATCGCCGCGGCGTCCGCGCTGGTGGTGATCGGCGCCGCGAGCTCGGCGTCGGCGCATGTCACGGTGTCGTCGCCGGACGCCAAGCCCGGCGGCTACGGCAAGCTCGTGTTCCGGGTGCCGACCGAGTCGGACAACACCAGTACGACGAAGCTCGTCGTCTCACTGCCCACGGACCATCCGTTCGCGTCCGTGGGGGCGCAGGTGAAGGACGGGTGGAAGGTGGAGAAGAAGGAGGAGAAACTGCCGGCTCCGGTGAAGGTCGGCGACGTGACGCTGACCAAGGCGATCACCACGGTCACCTGGACCGCGACCGCGGGCGGGATCCCGCCGAACGACTTCGACGAGTTCGCGCTGTCGGTCGGGACACTGCCGAACGGGGTGGACGCGCTGCGCTTCCCGGCCGTGCAGACGTACAGCGACGGCTCGGTGGTGAAGTGGGTCGACGTCGCGAAGGACGGTGCGCCCGAACCGGAGCACCCGGCGCCGACGCTGAAGCTGGCGGCCGCGATCACCCCGGTGGCGGCGACCACCACCGAAGGCAGCTCCGACACCCTGGCCAGGTGGCTCGGCGGTGGTGGTCTGCTCGTCGGCCTGCTCGGTCTGGCGTTCGGGCTGCGGCCGCGACGGACCGCCGCGGAGTCCGGGAAGTAGCTGTGCGCCGAGTGTTCGCAGTACTGGTGGCGTCGCTGTTCATGCTGGCGGGTACCGCCGGCGTGGCGGCGGCGCACGCCAAACTCGAGTCGATGACGCCGACCGACGGTGCGTCGATGGCGGCGCCGCCGGCCAAGGTGGTGCTGACCTTCAACGAGCCGGTCGGCTCCGACGGCACCCAGGTCCAGGTGAAGTCGCCGAGCGGGAAGGACGTCGCGAGCGGCGACGTACAGGTCATCGACAACACGGTCACGCAGCCGGTCGGTGCGATGGTCGAGGCCGGCAAGTACACCGTCGAGGCCCGCGTGATCTCGGCCGACGGCCACCCGGTCACCATCTCCGGTGCTTTCACCGTGACCCATGCCGGGCATCCCGCGACCGAGCCGGCCGGGACCCCGGTGAGCTCGCAGTCCGACGGCGGCTCGAACACGGTCAC
This genomic interval carries:
- a CDS encoding YcnI family copper-binding membrane protein, whose product is MPKRYVLRAVAIAAASALVVIGAASSASAHVTVSSPDAKPGGYGKLVFRVPTESDNTSTTKLVVSLPTDHPFASVGAQVKDGWKVEKKEEKLPAPVKVGDVTLTKAITTVTWTATAGGIPPNDFDEFALSVGTLPNGVDALRFPAVQTYSDGSVVKWVDVAKDGAPEPEHPAPTLKLAAAITPVAATTTEGSSDTLARWLGGGGLLVGLLGLAFGLRPRRTAAESGK
- a CDS encoding copper resistance CopC family protein, translated to MRRVFAVLVASLFMLAGTAGVAAAHAKLESMTPTDGASMAAPPAKVVLTFNEPVGSDGTQVQVKSPSGKDVASGDVQVIDNTVTQPVGAMVEAGKYTVEARVISADGHPVTISGAFTVTHAGHPATEPAGTPVSSQSDGGSNTVTIVAMCLVMLVVVALAVVIVRRRPAS